The following proteins are encoded in a genomic region of Candidatus Limnocylindrales bacterium:
- a CDS encoding electron transfer flavoprotein subunit beta/FixA family protein produces MKILVTAKRVPDPESSIKINPSGDGIAEAGIKWVVNPFDEIAIEEALRIKENQGGAEVVVVTIGTTDSQEQLRTGLAMGADRAILVKADKPDTTAVARILVKIIEKEQPNIVIMGKQAIDDDSNEVGQMLAQMLGWPQATFISKLTLSGDKASAECVREIDGGLQTVSVPLPAIITTDLRLNEPRYASLPGIMKARKKPLEEIDAASLGVDLTPRIRIKKLTPPPPRQGGRKVESVDELIKALQTESKVL; encoded by the coding sequence GTGAAGATCCTGGTCACCGCCAAGCGCGTGCCGGACCCCGAGTCGTCGATCAAGATCAATCCCTCCGGGGACGGGATCGCCGAGGCGGGCATCAAGTGGGTCGTGAACCCGTTCGACGAAATCGCCATCGAAGAGGCCCTGCGCATCAAGGAAAATCAGGGCGGCGCCGAGGTGGTCGTCGTGACGATCGGCACGACCGATTCGCAAGAGCAGCTTCGCACCGGACTGGCAATGGGCGCCGACCGCGCGATCCTGGTCAAGGCCGACAAGCCCGACACCACCGCCGTCGCCCGCATCCTGGTCAAGATCATCGAGAAGGAGCAGCCGAACATCGTCATCATGGGCAAGCAGGCCATCGATGACGACAGCAACGAGGTCGGCCAGATGCTCGCCCAGATGCTGGGCTGGCCGCAGGCCACCTTCATCTCCAAGCTGACGCTGTCGGGCGACAAGGCGTCGGCGGAGTGCGTGCGCGAGATCGACGGCGGCCTCCAGACCGTGTCGGTTCCGCTGCCGGCCATCATCACGACCGATCTGCGCCTGAACGAGCCGCGCTACGCCTCCCTCCCCGGCATCATGAAGGCTCGCAAGAAGCCGCTCGAGGAGATCGACGCCGCCAGCCTCGGCGTGGATCTGACCCCGCGAATTCGCATCAAGAAGCTGACGCCGCCGCCGCCGCGCCAGGGCGGGCGCAAGGTCGAGTCGGTCGACGAGCTGATCAAGGCTCTGCAGACCGAGTCCAAGGTTCTTTAA
- a CDS encoding electron transfer flavoprotein subunit alpha/FixB family protein, with protein MGNVLVYGEHAHGHVPKATAVAVSAAKKLASASGGGQVIVALLGTGLGDVASQAAALGADKVVTVENAALDHAIADITVAALKAAAEATGCDSVVFAATSKGKDLAPRLAAAMDAAIASDVTEINDDGTLVRPMWAGNVFATVELVGAKKVVSVRTTAFDASSGGSAAVEPLNVSVSSPANGARFVSIEETKSDRPVLTEAARVVSGGRGLKNGENFKIVLEPLCDALGAAMGASRAAVDAGYVPNDLQVGQTGKVVAPTLYIAVGISGAIQHLAGMKDSKVIVAINKDAEAPIFQISDYGLVGDLFTLVPEMTEKVKALAK; from the coding sequence GTGGGCAACGTACTCGTTTACGGAGAGCACGCGCACGGTCATGTGCCCAAGGCCACGGCCGTCGCGGTAAGCGCGGCCAAGAAGCTGGCCTCGGCCAGCGGCGGCGGACAGGTCATCGTCGCGCTTCTCGGCACGGGCCTCGGCGACGTGGCATCGCAGGCCGCCGCACTGGGCGCCGACAAGGTCGTGACGGTGGAGAACGCCGCGCTCGATCATGCCATCGCCGATATCACGGTGGCGGCGCTGAAGGCCGCCGCCGAAGCCACCGGCTGCGACAGCGTCGTCTTCGCCGCCACGTCCAAGGGCAAGGATCTGGCGCCGCGTCTGGCGGCCGCGATGGACGCCGCCATTGCCAGCGACGTCACCGAGATCAACGACGACGGCACGCTCGTTCGTCCGATGTGGGCCGGCAACGTCTTCGCCACGGTCGAGCTCGTCGGCGCGAAGAAGGTCGTGTCGGTGCGGACGACGGCCTTCGATGCGTCGAGCGGCGGCAGTGCTGCGGTGGAGCCGCTGAACGTCAGCGTTTCTTCGCCGGCCAACGGCGCCAGGTTCGTGTCGATCGAGGAGACCAAGTCGGACCGTCCGGTGCTGACCGAGGCGGCGCGCGTGGTCTCGGGCGGACGCGGCCTGAAGAACGGCGAGAACTTCAAGATCGTCCTCGAGCCTCTGTGCGACGCGCTCGGCGCCGCCATGGGCGCCAGCCGCGCGGCGGTGGACGCGGGCTACGTGCCCAACGATCTGCAGGTCGGACAGACCGGCAAGGTCGTGGCACCGACGCTCTACATCGCCGTCGGCATCTCGGGAGCGATCCAGCACCTGGCCGGCATGAAGGATTCGAAGGTGATCGTGGCGATCAACAAGGATGCCGAAGCACCGATCTTCCAGATCTCCGACTACGGCCTGGTCGGCGACCTGTTCACGCTGGTCCCCGAGATGACCGAAAAGGTGAAGGCGCTGGCCAAGTAG
- a CDS encoding methionyl-tRNA formyltransferase produces MARIVLFGQAQFGQRVFEEVLARGHEVTAVCVPPDAPGRPADPLKAAAAERSVRVVQRRSYRDDGAAAEVAADAADLGVLAYVTQIIPRTILDAPRLASICFHPSLLPAYRGGSAINWQLINGERIGGVTLFRPDDGIDEGPIYLQRQIEIGPDDSAGSYYYGRVFEAGITATLDCIELVLSGKAEPRVQDEAQATYEPLCRDEHAGVDWSLPAQRLHDLIRGCDPSPGAHCRFGDAQVRLYGSRIASAGGTVAAPGTVVALDDKGVTVAAGEGSVLVQKLGVAGRKLAAGEGAAALGLAAGARLDGAPGLPAAKARLI; encoded by the coding sequence ATGGCCAGAATCGTCCTGTTCGGGCAGGCCCAGTTCGGGCAGCGGGTTTTCGAGGAAGTGCTGGCGCGTGGGCATGAGGTCACCGCCGTGTGCGTGCCGCCGGACGCGCCCGGACGTCCCGCCGATCCGCTCAAGGCCGCGGCCGCGGAGCGCTCGGTCAGGGTGGTCCAGCGGCGCTCCTATCGCGATGACGGCGCGGCCGCGGAGGTGGCCGCCGACGCCGCCGATCTCGGCGTGCTGGCCTACGTCACGCAGATCATTCCGCGCACGATCCTGGACGCCCCGCGTCTGGCCTCGATCTGCTTTCACCCCTCGCTCCTGCCGGCCTATCGCGGCGGCTCGGCCATCAACTGGCAGCTCATCAACGGCGAGCGCATCGGCGGCGTCACCCTGTTCCGCCCCGACGACGGCATCGACGAGGGGCCCATCTACCTGCAGCGCCAGATCGAAATCGGGCCCGACGATTCGGCCGGCTCCTACTACTACGGCCGCGTCTTCGAAGCCGGCATCACGGCCACGCTCGATTGCATCGAGCTGGTGCTGTCGGGCAAGGCCGAGCCGCGCGTACAGGACGAGGCGCAGGCTACCTACGAGCCGCTGTGCCGCGACGAGCACGCCGGCGTCGACTGGTCGCTGCCGGCGCAGAGGCTGCACGACCTGATCCGCGGCTGCGACCCGTCGCCGGGCGCGCACTGCCGCTTCGGCGATGCGCAGGTCCGGTTGTACGGTTCGCGGATCGCGTCTGCAGGCGGAACCGTCGCCGCGCCCGGAACGGTGGTCGCGCTGGACGACAAGGGTGTGACGGTGGCGGCGGGCGAGGGCAGCGTGCTCGTCCAGAAGCTCGGCGTGGCCGGCAGGAAGCTGGCGGCGGGCGAAGGGGCCGCTGCGCTGGGGCTGGCCGCCGGCGCGCGGCTGGACGGGGCGCCGGGTTTACCCGCGGCGAAAGCGCGATTGATCTGA